A section of the Flavobacterium sp. CG_23.5 genome encodes:
- a CDS encoding thiamine pyrophosphate-dependent enzyme — MIKEKINSTLTFEDFKTEVLNDYRIATISRECSLLGRKEVLTGKAKFGIFGDGKEVPQLAMAKAFKDGDFRSGYYRDQTFMMAIGELTVQQFFAGLYGHTDIEQEPMSAGRQMGGHFATHSLNEDGSWKDLTKQKNSSADISPTAGQMPRLLGLAQASKIYRQVSGIPNATNFSNGGNEIAWGTIGNASTSEGLFFETINAAGVLQVPMVMSVWDDEYGISVHAKHQTTKENISEILKGYQKEEDTNGFEILRVKGWDYVDLVATYEKAALISRENHVPVLIHVNELTQPQGHSSSGSHERYKDAARLAWERDFDCLRQMKLWMIAINIASPEEIEAIDQEAKKQVMEGKKAAWSAFLNPIIEEQKELISLLQKIAETSKNKETILNFISELSSNKSPLKKEILVAARKTLRLVMNENGKEELSQWILSYTKKTQPNFSSNLFSETDLNVFSVEKVLPQYSENATEDTDGRMILRDNFDAIFTKYPETLIFGEDAGNIGDVNQGLEGMQEKYGELRVADVGIREATIIGQGIGMALRGLRPIAEIQYLDYLLYAIQIMSDDLATLRYRTVGKQKAPLIIRTRGHRLEGIWHSGSPMGMIINAIRGIHVLVPRNMTQAAGFYNSLLECDEPALVIECLNGYRLKEKMPLNYGEFKTPIGVVETLKEGTDITLVSYGSTLRLVQQAAKELLEVGIDCEIIDLQSLLPFDINKDLVKSIIKTNRLLVIDEDVPGGASAYILQQIIEQQDGYNYLDSKPQTLTSKAHRPAYGTDGDYFSKPSTEDIFEKVYAMMNEVNPTKYPNLY; from the coding sequence ATGATAAAAGAAAAAATCAATTCTACATTGACATTTGAAGATTTCAAAACCGAAGTATTAAATGACTATCGAATAGCCACAATAAGCAGGGAATGTAGTCTATTAGGACGTAAGGAAGTATTAACTGGAAAAGCAAAATTTGGGATCTTTGGAGACGGAAAAGAAGTTCCACAATTGGCAATGGCCAAAGCTTTCAAAGACGGTGATTTTCGCTCTGGATATTATCGCGACCAAACTTTTATGATGGCCATTGGTGAATTAACCGTGCAACAATTTTTTGCCGGATTGTATGGTCACACTGATATTGAACAAGAACCGATGTCAGCAGGAAGACAAATGGGCGGTCACTTTGCCACTCACAGTTTAAATGAAGACGGATCTTGGAAAGATTTAACGAAACAAAAAAATTCAAGCGCTGATATATCTCCTACTGCCGGGCAAATGCCTCGATTATTGGGACTTGCACAAGCTTCAAAGATATACAGACAGGTTTCAGGAATACCCAATGCAACTAATTTCTCTAATGGAGGTAATGAAATTGCCTGGGGAACTATTGGAAATGCAAGTACATCTGAAGGTTTATTTTTTGAGACCATAAATGCTGCGGGTGTTTTACAAGTGCCTATGGTTATGAGTGTTTGGGATGATGAATACGGTATTTCGGTACATGCAAAACATCAAACTACTAAAGAAAATATTTCTGAAATTTTAAAAGGATACCAAAAAGAAGAAGATACTAACGGGTTTGAAATACTGAGAGTAAAAGGTTGGGACTATGTTGATCTAGTTGCTACTTATGAAAAAGCAGCTCTCATATCAAGAGAAAATCACGTTCCAGTTTTGATTCATGTAAATGAGCTCACTCAACCACAAGGACATTCTAGTTCTGGTTCTCATGAAAGATATAAAGACGCAGCCCGATTAGCGTGGGAAAGAGATTTTGATTGTCTTCGCCAAATGAAACTATGGATGATTGCTATTAATATTGCCTCTCCAGAAGAAATTGAAGCTATTGACCAAGAAGCCAAAAAACAAGTAATGGAAGGGAAGAAAGCGGCTTGGAGCGCCTTTTTGAATCCTATTATTGAAGAACAAAAAGAACTGATTTCTTTGCTACAAAAAATAGCGGAAACTAGCAAAAATAAAGAAACAATCTTAAATTTCATTTCTGAATTAAGCAGCAATAAATCTCCTTTGAAAAAAGAGATTCTTGTTGCAGCCAGAAAAACATTACGATTAGTAATGAATGAAAACGGAAAAGAGGAATTGTCTCAATGGATACTATCGTATACTAAAAAAACTCAACCAAATTTCAGCAGCAACTTATTTTCTGAAACTGATTTGAATGTGTTTTCAGTTGAAAAAGTTTTACCCCAATATTCCGAAAATGCCACAGAAGACACTGATGGACGAATGATATTGCGTGATAATTTTGATGCTATCTTTACCAAATATCCTGAGACTTTGATTTTTGGTGAGGATGCAGGAAATATTGGTGATGTAAACCAAGGTTTAGAAGGAATGCAGGAAAAATATGGAGAACTTCGTGTAGCCGATGTAGGAATTCGTGAAGCAACTATTATTGGTCAAGGTATTGGAATGGCATTGCGTGGCTTACGCCCAATTGCTGAAATTCAATATTTAGATTATTTATTGTATGCAATCCAAATCATGAGTGATGATTTAGCCACCTTAAGATATCGTACGGTAGGAAAACAAAAAGCTCCACTAATTATACGCACACGTGGCCATCGTTTAGAAGGAATCTGGCATTCTGGATCTCCTATGGGAATGATCATAAACGCCATCAGAGGAATACATGTGTTAGTACCTAGAAACATGACACAAGCAGCAGGTTTCTACAATTCTTTATTGGAATGTGACGAACCAGCTTTAGTGATCGAATGTTTGAATGGCTACCGATTAAAAGAAAAAATGCCTTTGAACTATGGTGAATTTAAAACCCCAATTGGCGTTGTTGAAACGTTGAAAGAAGGAACAGATATAACCTTGGTTTCGTATGGTTCCACTTTGAGATTGGTACAACAAGCGGCCAAAGAATTGCTTGAAGTAGGTATTGATTGTGAGATTATAGATTTACAGTCTTTATTACCATTTGATATTAATAAAGATTTAGTGAAAAGTATCATCAAAACGAATCGTCTCTTAGTAATTGACGAGGATGTTCCAGGCGGAGCTTCAGCTTATATCTTGCAACAAATTATCGAGCAACAGGATGGTTATAATTATTTAGACAGTAAACCGCAAACTTTAACTTCAAAAGCACACAGACCTGCTTATGGAACAGATGGTGATTATTTCTCTAAACCTTCAACTGAGGACATTTTCGAAAAAGTCTATGCTATGATGAACGAGGTAAATCCGACTAAATATCCGAATTTATATTAA
- a CDS encoding NAD-dependent succinate-semialdehyde dehydrogenase — translation MSIQTTNPATNKVVKSFNEMTDEQIEAALQKSNNTFQEWKKTSYGDRAKLLRKVASLMRKRKSDLAKLITLEMGKIISQAEWEIDLSADILDYYADNGAEFLADKKLNPESGEAFIRSSAIGVLFGVMPWNFPFYQVVRFAAPNIMVGNTILLKHASIVPQCAIAIEDLFTEAKAPEGLYINLLISGKRSTALVSDQRIKGVSLTGSEGAGSSIAEAAGKHLKNSVLELGGSDAFIVLEDADIDTAVEMAIAGRMNNNGQSCIASKRFIAVASIADEFLEKFTKKVAALKVGDPMDPNTQVGPLSSEEALVNILEQVKRFEKAGAKILVGGKRASDAGAFMQPTILTNLKRGVPTFQEELFGPVASFYKVENEEEAIDLANDSPFGLGGSIYTKDIKRAVKIADKIDSGMIFINHPTSTQPDLPFGGTKGSGYGRELSELGISEFVNKKLIRVI, via the coding sequence ATGTCTATTCAAACAACAAATCCTGCAACAAACAAAGTTGTAAAATCATTCAACGAAATGACTGATGAGCAAATTGAAGCTGCACTTCAAAAGTCAAATAACACTTTTCAAGAATGGAAAAAAACTTCTTACGGAGATCGAGCTAAACTATTACGTAAAGTAGCCTCGCTAATGCGGAAACGAAAAAGCGACTTAGCCAAGTTAATTACTCTTGAAATGGGGAAAATTATTTCACAAGCGGAATGGGAAATTGATTTAAGCGCAGATATATTGGACTATTATGCAGATAATGGTGCTGAATTTCTTGCCGATAAAAAATTAAACCCTGAATCAGGCGAAGCGTTTATTCGCAGTAGCGCGATAGGTGTTTTATTTGGTGTGATGCCTTGGAACTTTCCATTTTATCAGGTAGTACGATTTGCCGCTCCAAATATAATGGTAGGAAATACAATTTTATTAAAACATGCATCTATAGTGCCTCAATGTGCTATTGCAATTGAAGATTTATTTACAGAAGCTAAAGCTCCAGAAGGACTTTACATAAATTTATTGATTTCAGGAAAGCGAAGTACAGCATTAGTAAGTGATCAAAGAATCAAGGGAGTTTCATTAACTGGAAGCGAAGGTGCCGGTTCAAGTATTGCTGAAGCTGCAGGAAAACATTTAAAAAACTCAGTTCTTGAATTAGGTGGTAGCGATGCCTTTATTGTACTGGAAGACGCTGACATCGATACCGCTGTAGAAATGGCTATTGCAGGAAGAATGAACAATAATGGTCAAAGCTGTATAGCTTCAAAAAGATTTATTGCAGTAGCATCCATAGCCGATGAGTTTTTAGAAAAATTTACTAAAAAAGTCGCTGCCCTTAAAGTTGGAGACCCAATGGATCCAAATACACAAGTAGGACCCCTTAGCAGCGAAGAAGCTTTAGTAAATATATTGGAACAGGTTAAAAGATTTGAGAAAGCAGGTGCGAAAATTTTAGTGGGTGGTAAAAGGGCTTCTGATGCTGGTGCCTTTATGCAACCTACAATTTTAACTAATTTAAAACGGGGAGTGCCTACTTTTCAAGAAGAATTGTTTGGCCCCGTAGCCTCATTCTATAAAGTCGAAAATGAAGAAGAAGCAATAGACCTTGCAAATGATTCGCCTTTTGGCTTAGGAGGATCTATTTATACAAAAGATATAAAACGAGCCGTAAAAATAGCCGATAAGATTGATAGCGGTATGATTTTCATCAATCACCCTACTTCAACACAACCGGATTTACCTTTTGGAGGAACTAAAGGATCAGGGTACGGACGTGAATTATCTGAGCTAGGAATTAGTGAGTTTGTAAATAAAAAACTTATTAGAGTAATCTAA
- a CDS encoding putative quinol monooxygenase, with protein MEKYALLARLEAKPGKENEVAAFLKSALPLVLDEPDTVNWYGWQIGTSTFGIFDTFETEAGRKAHLAGKIAEALMANAGTLLSKDPVIEFLELLAVK; from the coding sequence ATGGAAAAATATGCATTATTAGCACGATTAGAAGCTAAACCTGGAAAAGAAAATGAAGTTGCTGCATTTTTAAAAAGTGCATTACCATTGGTTTTAGACGAACCAGACACTGTAAACTGGTATGGCTGGCAAATAGGAACTTCCACATTTGGAATTTTTGATACATTTGAAACTGAAGCTGGCAGAAAAGCGCATCTAGCAGGTAAAATTGCAGAAGCTTTAATGGCAAATGCGGGTACCTTACTATCCAAAGATCCTGTTATTGAATTTTTAGAATTATTGGCCGTAAAATAA
- a CDS encoding IS4 family transposase → MGKNKYFSSKSVFGQLISLIDDSMISKAVKKYDSDRYVKHFKCKDHLFSMVFCCLEKCNSLREVSGGMVGLSGKEETVRINHLPKKSTLADANKGRKVEFFQEIYNNLLEKHSFVLSDSRIEIALGKKIKIVDSTTISLFKDILKCVGRKSADGKSKGGIKSHTVINADEKVPNLVWFTPATTHDHQFLEKLKCDEHTVYIFDKGYIDYKAFAHFSEQNTGFVTRIKDNAKYEVTQKNDIPGNIHSGVLSDEIIEVGVNNESGKTKLKLRKIKYYDREHKRSFEFISNLFEFRADTIAALYKIRWQIELLFKQIKQNFPLKYFLGDNENAIKIQIYCVLIVNLLLGVIKKSLKRQWSFSNLVSFCRIHLFNYIHLTKFLESPEKQWKLDGDDDVQLGLFDDYLATG, encoded by the coding sequence ATGGGTAAAAATAAGTATTTTTCGAGTAAATCTGTTTTCGGACAGCTGATTTCTTTAATAGATGATTCGATGATTAGCAAAGCAGTTAAAAAGTATGATTCAGATAGGTATGTCAAACATTTCAAATGCAAGGATCATTTGTTTAGTATGGTTTTTTGCTGTTTAGAAAAGTGTAATTCATTGCGTGAGGTTTCTGGGGGAATGGTAGGTTTATCAGGTAAAGAGGAAACAGTTCGAATTAATCATCTTCCCAAAAAGAGTACTTTGGCAGACGCAAACAAGGGTAGAAAAGTAGAATTTTTTCAAGAAATTTATAACAATCTGCTCGAGAAACATAGCTTTGTTTTATCGGACAGTCGAATTGAGATAGCCTTAGGGAAAAAGATTAAAATTGTTGACAGCACCACAATAAGCCTGTTTAAAGACATCTTAAAGTGTGTTGGAAGAAAGTCTGCTGACGGAAAAAGCAAGGGCGGAATCAAGTCGCATACTGTGATAAATGCCGATGAAAAAGTTCCCAATTTAGTTTGGTTTACACCTGCAACAACTCACGACCATCAGTTTTTAGAAAAGCTAAAATGCGATGAACATACTGTTTATATATTCGATAAAGGATACATTGATTATAAGGCTTTTGCACATTTTTCCGAACAAAATACAGGTTTTGTAACTCGAATAAAAGACAATGCAAAGTACGAAGTAACCCAAAAGAATGACATTCCAGGGAACATTCACAGCGGTGTTTTATCAGACGAAATTATTGAGGTTGGAGTAAATAATGAAAGTGGTAAAACCAAATTGAAATTAAGAAAAATAAAATACTATGACAGAGAACACAAAAGAAGCTTTGAGTTTATTAGTAATTTGTTTGAATTTAGAGCAGACACAATAGCGGCACTTTATAAAATAAGGTGGCAAATAGAATTGTTATTCAAACAAATCAAGCAAAATTTCCCGCTAAAATATTTCTTAGGAGACAATGAAAATGCTATTAAAATTCAAATTTATTGCGTCTTAATAGTAAATCTCTTATTAGGAGTTATAAAGAAAAGTCTAAAGAGACAATGGTCTTTTTCAAATTTAGTAAGTTTTTGTAGAATTCATTTATTCAACTATATTCATCTAACTAAATTTTTAGAAAGTCCCGAAAAACAATGGAAACTCGACGGGGACGACGATGTTCAATTAGGTTTGTTTGATGATTATTTGGCTACGGGATAA
- a CDS encoding peptidoglycan DD-metalloendopeptidase family protein → MKMLETILENIQNVKVIDETIDYDKYISLDLSVSNAFFSQLEIDNSNDFEEYIEKYLTEKHAKVAFGGYNEVRNLYKRSTVFNVQKTDERNVHIGLDLWIKAGTSVLAALDGVVHSFKYNIGLGDYGPTIILEHKIENHVFYTLYGHLSLDSISKIQKGDIYKKGQQIATLGTALVNGDYSPHLHFQIIKNLSNNFGDYPGVCSKNDLPYYLENCPDPNILLKIK, encoded by the coding sequence ATAAAAATGCTTGAAACTATCTTAGAAAACATTCAAAATGTAAAAGTTATTGATGAAACTATTGACTATGACAAATACATTTCTTTAGATTTATCAGTTTCGAATGCTTTTTTTTCACAACTAGAAATCGACAATTCAAATGATTTTGAAGAATATATTGAAAAATATTTAACAGAAAAACATGCGAAAGTAGCTTTTGGTGGTTATAATGAAGTACGGAATTTATACAAAAGAAGTACTGTTTTTAATGTTCAAAAAACTGATGAACGCAATGTTCATATTGGCCTGGATTTATGGATAAAAGCAGGAACGTCAGTATTAGCGGCGCTAGATGGTGTAGTTCATAGCTTCAAATATAATATCGGTTTAGGTGATTATGGACCTACTATTATTTTAGAACACAAAATTGAAAATCATGTTTTTTACACCTTATATGGGCATCTTTCCTTAGACAGTATTTCCAAGATTCAAAAAGGAGATATTTATAAGAAAGGTCAACAAATAGCCACTTTGGGAACGGCATTGGTAAATGGAGATTACTCGCCTCATCTACATTTTCAAATTATAAAAAACTTATCCAATAATTTTGGCGATTATCCAGGAGTTTGCAGTAAAAATGACCTCCCATATTATTTAGAAAACTGTCCAGATCCAAATATCTTATTAAAAATTAAATAA
- a CDS encoding helix-turn-helix domain-containing protein, protein MVSNRCKMVVKEELKKLKLHFIVVDLGEVEIMENITMSQREQLKIGLVNSGLELMDDKKSMLIEKIKNVIIEMVHHSTETIKINFSDYLSQKLNHDYTYLSNLFSEVQGTTIEQFIISHKTERIKELIIYGELNITEIAWKMNYSSVAHLSSQFKKVTGLSPSHFKQLKDKRRNPIEEVGIKNEEKELT, encoded by the coding sequence ATGGTTAGTAATCGCTGCAAAATGGTAGTGAAAGAAGAGTTGAAAAAACTCAAACTACACTTTATTGTTGTTGATTTAGGCGAAGTTGAAATCATGGAAAATATTACTATGAGTCAACGCGAACAATTGAAAATCGGACTTGTAAATTCAGGTCTAGAATTAATGGACGATAAAAAATCCATGCTTATCGAAAAGATAAAAAATGTGATTATTGAGATGGTTCACCATTCAACTGAAACAATCAAAATTAACTTTTCGGACTATTTAAGTCAAAAATTGAATCATGATTATACGTACTTGTCTAATTTATTTTCAGAAGTACAAGGAACAACAATTGAACAATTTATTATTTCCCATAAAACAGAAAGAATTAAAGAATTGATTATTTACGGTGAATTAAATATAACTGAAATTGCTTGGAAAATGAACTACAGTAGTGTCGCGCATTTATCAAGTCAATTTAAAAAAGTTACCGGTCTTTCCCCTTCCCATTTTAAACAATTGAAAGATAAAAGAAGGAATCCGATTGAAGAAGTTGGTATTAAAAATGAGGAAAAAGAATTGACATAA
- a CDS encoding ATP-binding protein, whose protein sequence is MQYARSLIEASLDPLIIINIEGRITDMNEALANITGLSSEELKGTDFFNYFTAPQKALEACQQIFKNGAVSNYSLTIQHKEGKLTDVFFNGAVYKNDKGIVLGAVIFARDIAEQKWAEKLRIANNELAFQNDEMEKRAEESVIANKELAYQNDEKEKRAEELVIANIELAYQNNEKEKRAEELSIANKELAYQNDEKGKRADELVIANKELAYQNDEKGKRADELVIANKELAYQNDEKGKRADELVIANKELAYQNDEKGKRADELVIANKELAYQNDEKGKRADELVIANKELAYQNDEKGKRADELVIANKELRFQNNEKEKRAAELLIANKELIFQNNEKEKQKIVNKELEVLSNSLKLASQYSLSLIEASRDPLFTINPKGKITDTNEASVNVTGVSRKKLIGSDFINYFTDSEEARKGYLEVFNKGFIADYPLTIKDHQLTDVLLNGSVYKNEQGKVLGVVVVARDITEQKRIEKESIEARLFAELATEIAEEAKINAEFATVIAENAVKAKQQFLSNMSHEIRTPMNAIIGFTKVVLKTELTVKQKEYLNAIKMSGDALIVLINDILDLAKVDAGKMVFEKTPFKMNSSITAMLHLFETKIQEKNLRLVTEYDNKIPDVLVGDPVRLHQIILNLVSNAVKFTTKGTITVSVNMLHEDEDKVIIEFAVNDTGIGIPKQKIDTIFDNFQQATSGTSRLYGGTGLGLAIVKQLVEPQGGKIRVKSSVNIGTTFSFTLSFQKTDADAQLQNELIELDSEIKNIKVLVVEDIALNQLLMKTLLDDFGFQRDIAENGKIAIEKLQNNTYDIILMDLQMPIMNGFEATEYIRNTMNSKIPIIALTADVTTVDLAKCKSVGMNDYVAKPLDEKLLYSKIVGLLKKPKLEKLNIKLAENIGTENKKSEKIKCIDLLYLNKRTKSDPELMSEMISLYLAETPAFIKTIKHSLENKNWPLLQATVHKMIPSFSIMGIHPNFETMAKKIQELAKSQEIADEIHDLVEQLENICTQACEELEEELNLIKNK, encoded by the coding sequence TTGCAATACGCTAGAAGTCTTATTGAAGCCAGTTTAGATCCCTTAATTATTATTAACATTGAAGGGAGAATTACGGATATGAATGAAGCTTTGGCAAACATTACTGGGTTGTCTTCTGAAGAACTGAAAGGAACAGATTTCTTTAATTATTTTACTGCACCTCAAAAAGCACTAGAAGCTTGTCAGCAAATATTTAAAAATGGAGCAGTTTCTAATTATTCGCTTACCATTCAACATAAAGAAGGTAAACTAACGGATGTATTTTTCAATGGTGCCGTTTATAAAAATGATAAAGGAATTGTACTAGGTGCTGTAATTTTTGCCAGAGATATCGCAGAGCAAAAATGGGCTGAAAAATTACGAATTGCCAATAATGAATTGGCCTTCCAAAACGATGAAATGGAAAAGCGTGCTGAAGAGTCCGTGATTGCCAACAAAGAATTAGCCTATCAGAACGATGAAAAAGAAAAACGTGCGGAAGAGTTAGTTATTGCCAATATAGAATTGGCCTATCAAAATAATGAAAAGGAAAAACGTGCTGAGGAACTGTCTATTGCCAACAAAGAATTAGCCTATCAAAACGATGAAAAAGGAAAACGCGCGGACGAATTAGTCATTGCCAATAAAGAATTGGCATATCAAAATGATGAAAAAGGAAAACGCGCGGACGAATTAGTCATTGCCAATAAAGAATTGGCGTATCAAAATGATGAAAAAGGAAAACGTGCAGATGAATTAGTTATTGCCAACAAAGAATTAGCTTATCAAAATGATGAAAAAGGAAAACGTGCAGACGAATTAGTTATTGCCAACAAAGAATTAGCATACCAAAACGATGAAAAGGGAAAACGTGCAGATGAATTAGTAATTGCCAATAAAGAACTTGCTTATCAAAATGATGAAAAAGGGAAACGTGCAGATGAGTTAGTTATAGCGAATAAAGAACTTCGGTTTCAAAACAATGAAAAAGAAAAACGTGCGGCAGAGTTACTAATTGCCAATAAAGAACTTATTTTTCAAAATAATGAAAAAGAAAAACAGAAAATTGTAAACAAAGAACTGGAAGTATTAAGCAATTCTTTGAAATTAGCGTCTCAATATTCTTTAAGCTTAATTGAGGCAAGTCGTGATCCTTTATTTACAATTAACCCAAAAGGAAAAATAACAGATACTAATGAAGCATCTGTTAATGTAACTGGTGTTTCCCGTAAAAAATTAATTGGTTCTGATTTCATTAATTATTTCACTGATTCAGAAGAAGCCCGCAAAGGATACCTAGAAGTTTTTAACAAAGGGTTTATCGCTGATTATCCCCTAACTATCAAAGATCATCAATTAACCGATGTTTTATTGAATGGTTCGGTATATAAAAATGAACAAGGCAAAGTACTTGGTGTTGTGGTGGTGGCCAGAGATATTACAGAACAGAAAAGAATTGAAAAAGAATCAATAGAAGCACGACTTTTTGCAGAACTAGCTACTGAAATTGCCGAAGAGGCAAAAATAAACGCTGAATTTGCGACCGTAATTGCCGAAAATGCAGTGAAGGCGAAACAACAGTTTCTGTCGAATATGAGTCACGAAATTCGTACACCGATGAATGCAATTATTGGGTTTACGAAAGTGGTCTTAAAAACAGAATTGACTGTTAAACAGAAAGAATATTTAAATGCAATCAAAATGAGTGGCGATGCATTGATTGTACTTATAAATGACATATTAGATTTAGCTAAAGTAGATGCAGGCAAAATGGTATTTGAAAAAACACCTTTTAAAATGAATTCGTCCATTACCGCCATGCTCCATTTATTTGAAACAAAGATTCAAGAGAAAAACTTAAGATTAGTTACGGAATACGACAATAAAATCCCTGATGTTTTGGTTGGAGATCCAGTTCGTTTGCACCAAATTATTTTAAATTTAGTAAGTAATGCTGTAAAATTTACAACAAAAGGAACCATTACTGTAAGTGTAAATATGTTGCATGAAGATGAGGATAAAGTAATAATTGAGTTTGCTGTTAATGATACAGGAATAGGAATACCTAAACAAAAAATAGACACCATATTTGATAATTTTCAACAGGCGACCAGTGGCACCTCAAGGTTATATGGGGGAACAGGATTAGGACTTGCGATTGTAAAACAATTAGTTGAACCTCAAGGTGGTAAAATTAGAGTAAAAAGTAGTGTAAATATTGGAACCACTTTTAGCTTTACTTTAAGTTTTCAAAAAACAGACGCCGATGCGCAACTGCAAAATGAACTGATAGAGCTTGATTCTGAAATAAAAAATATAAAAGTGTTAGTTGTAGAGGACATTGCTCTGAATCAATTACTAATGAAAACATTATTAGATGATTTTGGGTTTCAGCGCGATATTGCAGAAAACGGTAAAATTGCAATTGAAAAACTACAAAATAATACGTACGATATAATTTTGATGGATTTACAAATGCCAATTATGAATGGATTTGAAGCCACAGAATACATTCGTAACACGATGAATTCAAAAATTCCGATAATCGCATTAACTGCTGATGTAACGACGGTAGATTTAGCAAAATGCAAATCAGTAGGGATGAATGATTATGTTGCAAAACCTCTTGATGAAAAATTATTGTACAGTAAAATAGTTGGACTATTAAAAAAGCCAAAACTTGAAAAGCTAAATATTAAGCTTGCCGAAAATATTGGAACAGAAAATAAAAAAAGTGAAAAGATAAAATGTATTGATTTATTGTATTTAAATAAACGTACAAAATCGGATCCAGAATTGATGTCGGAAATGATTTCCCTTTATTTAGCGGAAACTCCTGCATTCATTAAGACAATAAAACATAGCTTAGAAAATAAAAACTGGCCATTATTACAGGCCACCGTGCATAAAATGATTCCGTCATTTTCAATCATGGGAATTCATCCAAATTTTGAAACCATGGCTAAAAAAATTCAAGAATTAGCCAAAAGTCAAGAAATTGCCGATGAAATTCATGATCTTGTTGAACAACTGGAGAATATATGTACACAAGCATGTGAAGAATTAGAAGAAGAACTTAATTTAATTAAAAATAAATAA
- a CDS encoding response regulator, with product MKNDKKIKIFLVDDDAVFLKSLEIEFIHHTDFSVETFSTGELCIANLSSNPDVIILDYQLDGIDKTAMNGIETLDKIKEFNPDIPVVMLSSQDKIDVAISCMHHKAFDYVVKSETAFLRLQKNITAYFHFERIEKELTWYMARM from the coding sequence GTGAAAAACGATAAAAAAATCAAAATTTTCTTAGTAGATGATGATGCAGTCTTTTTAAAATCATTAGAAATAGAATTTATTCATCATACTGATTTTAGTGTAGAAACATTTTCGACGGGTGAATTATGCATCGCTAATTTATCAAGTAATCCGGACGTTATTATCCTGGATTATCAACTCGATGGTATTGATAAAACTGCCATGAATGGAATTGAGACATTAGATAAAATAAAGGAATTCAATCCTGATATTCCCGTAGTTATGTTATCGTCTCAAGATAAAATTGATGTTGCCATCAGTTGTATGCATCACAAAGCTTTTGATTACGTCGTGAAAAGTGAAACTGCATTTTTACGCCTTCAAAAAAACATTACCGCCTATTTTCACTTCGAAAGAATTGAAAAAGAATTGACGTGGTATATGGCAAGGATGTAG